The following coding sequences lie in one Microcoleus sp. bin38.metabat.b11b12b14.051 genomic window:
- a CDS encoding Uma2 family endonuclease: MKTLAKWSVGDYHRMIEAGILRDRRVELLAGEVYEMSPETPIHYNTIRRDSKYLEELLAGQADVRCNGPITLSDSEPEPDIAIVRSPESAYNDRHPEPQDIFWIVEIAQTSLRKDLELKSAIYAAAGIQEYWVLDLSAKHTIVFRYPEHGEYAIEQKLEDGIIIPLAFPDIRVSVERLLG; encoded by the coding sequence ATGAAAACCCTAGCTAAATGGTCTGTAGGTGACTACCACCGCATGATAGAAGCAGGCATTCTGCGCGATCGCCGTGTAGAGTTGCTAGCTGGTGAAGTTTACGAAATGAGTCCAGAAACCCCAATCCACTACAATACTATCAGACGAGACAGTAAATACCTCGAAGAACTGCTCGCCGGTCAAGCTGATGTCCGCTGCAATGGGCCAATCACACTCTCGGATTCGGAACCAGAACCAGATATTGCGATCGTGCGATCGCCCGAATCTGCTTACAACGATCGCCATCCCGAACCTCAAGACATATTTTGGATCGTAGAGATTGCTCAAACTAGCTTGAGAAAAGACTTAGAATTGAAATCTGCTATCTATGCTGCGGCTGGAATTCAGGAATATTGGGTGTTGGATTTATCTGCCAAACATACGATCGTGTTCCGATATCCTGAACATGGCGAATACGCGATCGAGCAAAAGCTCGAAGACGGAATCATTATACCGCTCGCATTTCCCGACATTCGGGTATCCGTTGAGAGACTTTTGGGTTGA